Proteins from a genomic interval of Capsicum annuum cultivar UCD-10X-F1 chromosome 4, UCD10Xv1.1, whole genome shotgun sequence:
- the LOC124897887 gene encoding probable leucine-rich repeat receptor-like protein kinase At2g33170, whose product PSNLPLIMAILHLNITISTENGDEEAKKWEGSNEGEEIEQRSYSLHSPLQTWKAGVISNIFASVVLSFSSPVEDIMKGRRLNVEQQNHYRFKYSCLQLVHDPNLEDKSLAETVIDQEELSYLKEKNLTSLSLSLNPVNGMFPASTGNLSTSLRVFYATSCKIKRRIPNEVGNLSSLLVLKLSGNNLVGLIPQRIGKLRDLQGLLLRNNKLKGSIGDNLCKLQCLDVIDLTQNQFSGSLPNCLGNITSLREIYLDSNKLSSNIPPNFGNLQDLVVLDLSSNNMQGAIPDSVRNMAGLEFLDLYHNNISGIIPKSLEKLQNLKYFNVSFNNLYGEIPSGGPFKNLSSNFFINNEALSGCSRFSVPPCPTSSKHRSNRKKLQVLFLLLAIAVLFVPLTFVLLWLRYRVGKSAPQQADLLSTVERERISYYELLRETNTLGESNLIGSGSFCSVYKGVLRRGTAIAVKVFNQQLDAAFKSFDMESEVACDLL is encoded by the exons ACTCCACCTTAATATCACCATTTCTAC TGAAAATGGGGACGAAGAAGCAAAAAAGTGGGAAGGCAGCAACGAGGGAGAAGAAATTGAACAGAGGAGTT ACAGTCTTCATTCCCCATTGCAGACATGGAAAGCTGGAGTAATATCAAATATATTTGCATCAGTTGTCCTGTCTTTTTCTTCACCAGTTGAAGACATAATGAA GGGAAGGCGATTAAATGTGGAACAACAAAACCATTACAGATTCAAATACTCTTGTTTGCAGTTGGTACATGACCCTAATTTGGAAGACAAGTCTCTTGCAGAAACTGTGATAGATCAGGAAGAGCTAAGTTACTTAAAGGAGAA AAATTTAACATCTCTTTCTTTATCTTTAAACCCTGTAAATGGCATGTTTCCGGCCTCCACGGGGAACCTTTCCACCTCCCTTAGAGTATTTTACGCCACCAGTTGCAAAATCAAAAGACGAATTCCAAATGAAGTTGGGAACTTAAGCAGCTTATTAGTCCTTAAACTTTCTGGAAACAACTTGGTTGGATTGATTCCCCAAAGAATTGGCAAGTTGAGAGACCTGCAGGGCTTGCTCTTGAGAAATAACAAACTTAAAGGATCTATCGGTGATAATCTATGTAAATTGCAGTGCTTGGATGTCATCGACTTGActcaaaatcaattttcaggTTCTCTTCCTAATTGTTTAGGGAATATTACTTCCCTTAGGGAGATATATCTGGATTCCAACAAATTGAGTTCCAATATACCACCAAACTTTGGCAACCTTCAAGATCTAGTGGTTCTTGACTTATCGTCAAACAACATG CAAGGAGCTATACCTGACTCAGTGAGGAACATGGCaggtttggaattcctagacCTTTATCATAACAATATATCTGGAATCATTCCTAAGTCTTTGGAGAAACTTCAAAACCTGAAGTATTTCAATGTTTCTTTCAACAACTTGTATGGTGAAATACCCTCGGGAGGTCCTTTCAAGAACCTCTCGAGTAATTTTTTCATCAACAATGAAGCATTGAGTGGTTGTTCAAGATTTAGTGTGCCGCCATGCCCCACTTCATCAAAGCACAgatcaaataggaaaaaattgcaagttctttttcttttgctcgCAATTGCAGTTTTATTTGTTCCTCTGACCTTTGTGCTCCTATGGTTAAGGTATAGAGTAGGTAAAAGTGCTCCTCAGCAAGCTGACTTATTGTCTACCGTAGAAAGAGAAAGGATTTCATACTATGAACTTCTCCGAGAAACTAATACGCTTGGTGAGAGTAATCTGATTGGTTCCGGAAGTTTTTGCTCTGTTTACAAAGGCGTTCTAAGAAGGGGAACTGCCATTGCCGTTAAAGTGTTCAACCAGCAACTGGATGCAGCATTCAAGAGCTTTGATATGGAATCTGAAGTTGCCTGTGATCTACTGTGA